The Kineothrix sp. IPX-CK genomic interval GATCCTTCTAATGATGATGTGAGCATGATATTAACAAAGGTATCATTATGTGATTCACTGACAGCAAATATTTCTTGTCCGTTTCTAAGTAATGACGCATGCATAAATGTGCCATCCGCAAATTTCTCATGGTATCCCAGGGTTAGTCCAAAAGCTTCTGTATAAAATGCTACAGCTTCAACGGTATTTTTTATATATAAGGTTGCTCCTAGTTTCATCCAGTACACTCCTTTCATTAATCAAGTTTTATAAAGCCGGGCATATGATCTTGGCTCCAAACAAGGCTTCAAATGTATTCGCTGTACCACCGTGTTCCACGATTTTTCGGTCTATTAAGTTCCTTCCCATACTTTTAGAGGTTGTTTGAATATGGTGGGCGCCTTGTTAGGTTTTCTAATTGTTTTTTAGAATACCCAACCGAACCAATACTGGAAGACAATCGATAATAATGACCAAACGCATAGATTAGTGGATCTACAGAAAGCATATCAAGCTTCCCATATGATGTATCCACAATTTTATCATCAACCAGTATATTTTTAACTTCTCCAATGTATATGCATCCGTCACCAGTACTTTTTAAATCCTTAAGCACGCATTCGTATACCCATGGTGATTCTTCCGAAATGGGAACGTTTAAAACCTTACAGTTTGTATATATGGCCCCTATATCTTCACATTTGTTCCTTTCATATCCTAATGTATTACCAAAGTAATCTGCTATGTACATCATTCTGGCGGTAACAAGGTTTGCAGAAAAAACTTTATTTTTCTCAGTAAGATCACGTACAAGTTTTTGCCTCTTGAAGCGAACATCAACATTGGTGGATTAATCGAGCAGAATGTTATAAATGTAATTAAAGTAAAATTTGGAGCGGCATCATCTTTAAAAGTGCCGATCAAGTAGGATGGCTGAGGGAAAAAACCTCTCTGCGGTGTCAACGAATGCTTTTACATGAATTTGCTCCTTTTATAATTTATTTTTCAATTGAATTTTGTTTTTATAATAAAACTGCAATTTATGTATAAATTATCCTTAAAATATGAGTGCCTTAAAACAATTTTGCATATTCCAGCCAAACAGCATAACCGTCCCGAAGGGACGGCATGCTATTCCGCTTCAAACTGCACGTTGTAGATTTTGTTACTTTCTCATGTCTCTTCCATTGCACTCAAGGCGGTACGCCTTAGATGTCATCCTGCTTAAGCAGGCATCCGCATAGGTGTTATCTTTGAAGAGGTCCCACCACTTGATGACGGGAAGCTGAGATACAATCATTGTTGCCTTTTTACAATCTCTTGTTTCAATGATTTCAAAGAGGTCACGGCACTTATCCATGCTTAGTTCCATAAGACCGAAATCATCAATTACCAGCAAGTCATAAGCTGCCATCTGATTTGTATAATCGTAGGCATGACCAAGTTGACGTGCCTTTTCACTTTCTAGAAGAAGTGCATTGGCTCTGATATATTTTACTGTTCGTAGCTGTTGTAAAGCGGTAATGCATAGTGCATTCGCGATATAAGTTTTGCCTGCCCCAGCGCTACCAGTAATCAATAGATTTTTAGGTTCGTCAATCCATTCACATTTTTGTAGTAACTCAATGGTGTGAGTATCCAGCATACGATCTGATTCGTAAAGACCAGAATCAAAGTCTGCAGTCGGATATTTCAAGGACGCTTTCTTAAGTAGCTTGTTGAACTTTGTGTTCTGACGCTGATCCCATTCATAGTGAATAATCTCAGATATACGGGTATGAAAGTCCTCGAGTGCCGTGTTGGGGTTAAGGAACTGCTTCTCCAATGCCTCCGACATGTGGGACAGGCGGAGTTTAAATAGTTTGTCCAATAACAGATTTTCATCAGTGCTTAGCTTGTCATTGTATGTATAGTTTTTTTGTGTATAAGCCATAATTCTCACCTTACTTATAGAAGCCCTTTCCTCGGATGTTTTCGTGTTCAGGAAGAACTCCTGGACTAATCGGATTGCTTTGCATTCGACTTAATACCTGCTTAAATGTTTTGTAACGGCAGGAGTTCATTTGAATACACTGACGTGCTGTTTCTTCTACGATTCCATGCGGCATTTCTTTTACCGTATGAAGAAGCCCAGCAC includes:
- a CDS encoding VOC family protein, whose translation is MKLGATLYIKNTVEAVAFYTEAFGLTLGYHEKFADGTFMHASLLRNGQEIFAVSESHNDTFVNIMLTSSLEGSRPTMSYGINFESEEEVKRAYEMLAKDGTVLLELGSLPWSSCCADVVDKYGVYWYIAV
- a CDS encoding ATP-binding protein, which gives rise to MAYTQKNYTYNDKLSTDENLLLDKLFKLRLSHMSEALEKQFLNPNTALEDFHTRISEIIHYEWDQRQNTKFNKLLKKASLKYPTADFDSGLYESDRMLDTHTIELLQKCEWIDEPKNLLITGSAGAGKTYIANALCITALQQLRTVKYIRANALLLESEKARQLGHAYDYTNQMAAYDLLVIDDFGLMELSMDKCRDLFEIIETRDCKKATMIVSQLPVIKWWDLFKDNTYADACLSRMTSKAYRLECNGRDMRK